One region of Euzebya rosea genomic DNA includes:
- the hrcA gene encoding heat-inducible transcriptional repressor HrcA — protein sequence MAIDPTAAVPELDERKSAVLLAVVRAYVRVGEPVGSRSVVDEAGLSVSSATVRNEMAALEEAGYISHPHTSAGRIPTDKGYRFFVDALRGQTSADPDVSAEQVALLDDLLAGATDLEDLLHKATTALSRLTRFAGLVAAPRLDRSRLKHIELVQLAPATILAVAIADTGRVTKRMVELAEPLAEVDVQRARHAINAAATGLRGHDAPDAISGLSAGAPSELTELIERVAEAVRSGIEDPDTRSRGLYVGGTSALAAEGQFARLEQVKRVYETLEEQVVVLQVLQDALADADPGVRIGAELPLRELEACAIVASSYDAPSESAGQIGVLGPSRMDYRATLGAVRAVADTLERAIAGMTGTGPSRTADRLRTSNPPHPTNSDE from the coding sequence GTGGCAATCGACCCGACCGCAGCGGTACCCGAGCTGGACGAGCGCAAGTCCGCCGTCCTGCTCGCGGTCGTGCGCGCCTACGTCCGGGTGGGGGAGCCCGTGGGATCGCGCAGCGTCGTCGACGAGGCGGGCCTGTCGGTGTCCTCGGCGACCGTCCGCAACGAGATGGCCGCGCTGGAGGAGGCCGGCTACATCAGCCACCCCCACACCTCCGCCGGACGCATCCCCACCGACAAGGGGTACCGCTTCTTCGTCGACGCCCTCCGGGGCCAGACCAGCGCCGACCCCGACGTGTCCGCCGAACAGGTCGCGCTGCTCGACGACCTGCTCGCCGGTGCCACCGACCTCGAGGACCTGCTGCACAAGGCCACGACGGCCCTGTCCCGGCTGACCCGCTTCGCCGGGCTCGTCGCGGCGCCACGACTCGACCGGTCACGGCTCAAGCACATCGAGCTCGTGCAGCTGGCGCCCGCCACGATCCTGGCCGTGGCCATCGCCGACACCGGACGGGTCACCAAGCGCATGGTCGAGCTCGCCGAACCGCTGGCCGAGGTCGACGTGCAACGAGCGCGCCACGCGATCAACGCCGCCGCGACCGGCCTTCGTGGCCACGACGCACCCGACGCGATCTCCGGTTTGTCCGCCGGCGCCCCCAGCGAGCTGACCGAGCTGATCGAGCGAGTGGCCGAGGCCGTCCGCTCCGGCATCGAGGACCCCGACACCCGATCGCGGGGCCTCTACGTGGGCGGCACCTCCGCCCTTGCGGCCGAAGGACAGTTCGCCCGGCTCGAGCAGGTCAAGCGGGTCTACGAGACGCTCGAGGAACAGGTCGTCGTCCTGCAGGTCCTGCAGGATGCGCTGGCGGACGCCGATCCCGGTGTCCGCATCGGTGCCGAGCTGCCCCTGCGCGAGCTCGAGGCCTGCGCCATCGTGGCGTCCTCCTACGACGCCCCCAGCGAGTCCGCCGGCCAGATCGGCGTGCTGGGCCCAAGCCGCATGGACTACCGCGCCACCCTCGGCGCCGTCCGGGCGGTCGCCGACACCCTGGAGCGGGCCATCGCCGGCATGACCGGCACCGGTCCCTCGCGGACGGCGGACCGCCTCAGGACCTCCAACCCTCCGCACCCGACGAACAGCGATGAATGA
- the rpsT gene encoding 30S ribosomal protein S20: MANIQSQIKRNRQTERARIRNKAQRSDLKTFIKKFDQAVESGDKDAATTALRDAAQKLDKAVSSGLIKKNNAANKKSRMAARANAL, encoded by the coding sequence ATGGCGAACATCCAGAGCCAGATCAAGCGCAACCGTCAGACCGAGCGGGCCCGCATCCGCAACAAGGCCCAGCGCTCCGACCTGAAGACCTTCATCAAGAAGTTCGACCAGGCCGTCGAGTCCGGCGACAAGGACGCGGCGACCACCGCCCTCCGCGACGCCGCCCAGAAGCTGGACAAGGCCGTCTCCTCCGGCCTGATCAAGAAGAACAACGCGGCCAACAAGAAGTCCCGCATGGCTGCTCGGGCCAACGCCCTGTAG
- the lepA gene encoding translation elongation factor 4 produces MTYPIERIRNFAIIAHVDHGKSTLADRMLQVTELVSERDMRAQYLDKMDIERERGITIKAQAVRMPYKSKDGGEYLLNLIDTPGHVDFSYEVSRAMNACEGAILLVDAAQGMEAQTIANLYLAIDAGLEVIPVLNKIDLPAARPEEVAKEICALLGGEPEDILKVSAKTGIGVPEVLEQVVDRVPPPSGDPDAPTQALIFDSIFDAYRGVIVYARVVQGRMHPGEKIRMMATEFEGVIDELGVTSPEAMPIAELGPGEVGYLTAAIKGVGEAKVGDTITLAGKNAAPAPLPGYREPTPMVFSGLYPVDSGDFPDLRDALDKLQLNDASFNFEPETSVALGFGFRAGFLGLLHMEIISERLDREFNIPLVTTAPNVAYTVTLVDGSVLKVSNPADLPEPNKIERIEEPTVDAMIYLPSEYVGAVMQLCEKRRGTMLKMDYLTEERVELRYNMPLAEIVFDFFDRLKSSTRGYASLDYEPAAMQVANLVKVDVLLNGEPVDAFSSIVHRDKAYEYGKAMVGKLKELIPRQMFDVPIQAAIGAKIISRETVKARRKDVLAKCYGGDISRKRKLLEKQKEGKKKMKAVGMVEIPQEAFVAALSIGGD; encoded by the coding sequence ATGACCTACCCCATCGAGCGCATCCGCAACTTCGCGATCATCGCCCACGTCGACCACGGGAAGTCGACGTTGGCCGACCGCATGCTGCAGGTGACCGAGCTGGTCTCCGAGCGCGACATGCGCGCCCAGTACCTCGACAAGATGGACATCGAGCGCGAGCGCGGGATCACCATCAAGGCGCAGGCCGTCCGGATGCCCTACAAGTCCAAGGACGGCGGGGAGTACCTGCTGAACCTGATCGACACGCCGGGCCACGTCGACTTCTCCTACGAGGTGTCGCGGGCCATGAACGCGTGCGAGGGGGCGATCCTGCTCGTCGACGCGGCCCAGGGCATGGAGGCGCAGACGATCGCCAACCTCTACCTGGCCATCGATGCGGGCCTCGAGGTCATCCCGGTCCTCAACAAGATCGACCTGCCGGCCGCTCGTCCCGAGGAGGTGGCCAAGGAGATCTGTGCGCTGCTCGGCGGCGAGCCCGAGGACATCCTCAAGGTCTCTGCCAAGACCGGCATCGGGGTGCCCGAGGTGCTCGAGCAGGTGGTCGACCGCGTCCCGCCGCCGAGCGGCGACCCCGACGCCCCGACCCAGGCGCTGATCTTCGACTCCATCTTCGACGCCTACCGCGGCGTGATCGTCTACGCCCGTGTCGTCCAGGGACGCATGCACCCGGGCGAGAAGATCCGGATGATGGCCACCGAGTTCGAGGGCGTCATCGACGAGCTCGGCGTGACCTCCCCGGAGGCCATGCCCATCGCGGAGCTCGGTCCCGGTGAGGTGGGCTACCTCACCGCCGCCATCAAGGGGGTCGGCGAGGCCAAGGTCGGTGACACCATCACCCTGGCCGGCAAGAACGCCGCGCCTGCCCCGCTGCCGGGCTACCGCGAGCCGACGCCGATGGTGTTCAGCGGCCTGTACCCGGTCGACTCAGGCGACTTCCCCGACCTGCGCGACGCGCTGGACAAGCTGCAGCTCAACGACGCCAGCTTCAACTTCGAGCCCGAGACCTCCGTGGCGCTCGGCTTCGGGTTCCGCGCGGGCTTCCTCGGCCTGCTCCACATGGAGATCATCTCCGAGCGGCTCGACCGCGAGTTCAACATCCCGCTGGTCACCACCGCCCCCAACGTGGCCTACACCGTCACGCTGGTCGACGGCTCGGTCCTGAAGGTCTCCAACCCCGCCGACCTGCCCGAGCCCAACAAGATCGAGCGGATCGAGGAGCCCACCGTCGATGCGATGATCTACCTGCCCAGCGAGTACGTGGGTGCGGTCATGCAGCTGTGCGAGAAGCGTCGCGGGACGATGCTCAAGATGGACTACCTGACCGAGGAGCGGGTCGAGCTTCGCTACAACATGCCGCTCGCGGAGATCGTGTTCGACTTCTTCGACCGGCTGAAGTCGTCCACTCGCGGCTACGCCTCCCTGGACTACGAACCCGCCGCGATGCAGGTGGCGAACCTGGTCAAGGTCGACGTGCTCCTCAACGGCGAGCCCGTGGACGCCTTCTCCTCCATCGTGCACCGCGACAAGGCCTACGAGTACGGCAAGGCCATGGTCGGCAAGCTCAAGGAGCTGATCCCGCGCCAGATGTTCGACGTCCCGATCCAGGCTGCCATCGGCGCGAAGATCATCAGCCGCGAGACCGTGAAGGCACGCCGCAAGGACGTGCTGGCCAAGTGCTACGGCGGTGACATCTCCCGGAAGCGCAAGCTGCTGGAGAAGCAGAAGGAGGGCAAGAAGAAGATGAAGGCCGTCGGGATGGTCGAGATCCCCCAGGAGGCCTTCGTCGCCGCCCTCTCCATCGGTGGGGACTAG
- the hemW gene encoding radical SAM family heme chaperone HemW, with product MTPPTAPAPVVAERLPGIYVHVPFCLRRCDYCDFTTFADRDEAIPAYVDALSSHITRTPRPSTTFGSVFVGGGTPTYLPPADLRRVLQALHDTFAFAEDAEWTVEANPETVDAEMAAALAEGGVNRISLGAQSFDTRVLSTLGRWHDPDSVPRAIGHLRDAGIDRLSIDLIYGTPGETDASWAATLDRAVELGTSHVSAYALTVEPNTPYAARVRTDDALAPDEDVQAARMAVTDERLGAAGMQRYEVSNWARPGMESRHNLTYWRGNDWLAFGSGAHGAWEGRRYWLVRDPDKYARMVAAGREPLGGEEHPDGDARRLERLMMGLRVTEGVPREDVQPLDAATVARLIGRGLLTMRAGDRLALTPAGMPLAGAVIRELA from the coding sequence GTGACGCCCCCGACCGCCCCCGCCCCCGTCGTGGCCGAGCGGCTGCCCGGCATCTACGTGCACGTCCCGTTCTGCCTGCGTCGCTGCGACTACTGCGACTTCACGACGTTCGCCGACCGCGACGAGGCGATCCCCGCCTATGTCGACGCGCTGTCGAGCCACATCACGCGGACGCCCCGACCGTCCACGACGTTCGGGTCGGTCTTCGTGGGCGGCGGGACCCCGACCTACCTGCCGCCGGCCGACCTCCGACGGGTGCTGCAGGCCCTCCACGACACCTTCGCCTTCGCCGAGGACGCCGAGTGGACGGTGGAGGCCAACCCCGAGACCGTCGACGCCGAGATGGCCGCCGCCCTCGCCGAGGGCGGGGTCAACCGGATCTCCCTCGGGGCCCAGTCCTTCGACACCCGCGTCCTGTCGACCCTCGGCCGCTGGCACGACCCCGACAGCGTGCCCCGCGCGATCGGCCACCTGCGCGATGCCGGCATCGACCGGCTGAGCATCGACCTGATCTACGGCACCCCCGGCGAGACCGACGCGTCGTGGGCGGCCACGCTCGACCGGGCGGTCGAGCTGGGCACCAGCCACGTGTCGGCCTACGCCCTGACCGTGGAGCCCAACACGCCCTACGCCGCGCGTGTGCGAACCGACGACGCCCTGGCCCCGGACGAGGACGTGCAGGCCGCGCGCATGGCCGTCACCGACGAACGGTTGGGGGCGGCGGGCATGCAGCGCTACGAGGTCTCCAACTGGGCGCGACCCGGCATGGAGTCCCGCCACAACCTGACGTACTGGCGGGGCAACGACTGGCTGGCGTTCGGGTCGGGCGCCCACGGGGCGTGGGAGGGACGGCGCTACTGGCTGGTGCGGGACCCCGACAAGTACGCCCGGATGGTTGCCGCCGGCCGGGAGCCGCTGGGCGGCGAGGAGCACCCCGACGGCGACGCCCGTCGGCTCGAACGGCTCATGATGGGCCTGCGGGTCACCGAGGGCGTGCCGCGCGAGGACGTCCAACCGCTGGACGCAGCGACCGTCGCCCGGCTGATCGGTCGGGGCCTGCTGACCATGCGGGCTGGGGACCGGCTGGCGCTGACCCCGGCGGGCATGCCCCTGGCTGGTGCCGTCATCCGCGAGCTGGCCTGA
- a CDS encoding GGDEF domain-containing phosphodiesterase has protein sequence MGEHVVCLVTDATPDAATARALQMVHRLEERILSRDVGLVPGVLLRTGMASAPVDGDSPGELVRVAAAAMYGATGGHDAPVRRPHVEPGVRRRPEIIRLPDPMDTLEVAYQPKVAFSDGRLVGAEALVRWPPSGGTRVPAQTIVEMARSAGRLIELTDVVMRQAAGHCARMRDAGFTVPISINLTGDDVADPRLPQRLDTVLGEHDLPRDSLVLEVTETALLTREVEALGVIPQLAELGTRVSVDDFGTGYSSLSHLRRFPIHEIKIDMSFVDRMVLEPLDAVIVRSIIEMGHGLGMDVVAEGVETADTWAVLAELGTDIAQGHHVMRAVDPATFLAWARFRRQRATPAATAEQPRG, from the coding sequence ATGGGCGAACATGTCGTGTGCCTCGTGACGGATGCCACTCCCGACGCTGCGACTGCACGCGCCCTGCAGATGGTCCACCGCCTCGAGGAACGGATCCTGTCACGGGATGTCGGACTGGTTCCCGGCGTCCTGCTGCGCACAGGGATGGCGTCGGCCCCCGTGGACGGTGACAGCCCCGGGGAGCTGGTTCGCGTCGCAGCGGCAGCCATGTACGGCGCAACCGGAGGTCATGACGCACCGGTCCGGCGCCCGCATGTGGAACCCGGTGTGCGCCGCCGGCCCGAGATCATCCGGCTGCCCGACCCGATGGACACCCTCGAGGTGGCCTACCAGCCCAAGGTCGCCTTCAGCGACGGCAGGCTGGTCGGGGCCGAGGCGCTCGTCCGGTGGCCGCCGTCGGGCGGCACGCGGGTGCCCGCCCAGACGATCGTGGAGATGGCCCGGAGCGCCGGACGCCTGATCGAGCTGACCGACGTCGTGATGCGCCAGGCGGCAGGTCACTGTGCCCGCATGCGCGACGCGGGGTTCACGGTGCCGATCTCCATCAACCTGACCGGGGACGACGTGGCCGACCCGCGGCTCCCCCAGCGGCTCGACACCGTGCTCGGCGAGCACGACCTGCCTCGTGACAGCCTCGTGCTGGAGGTCACCGAGACCGCGTTGCTGACCCGCGAGGTCGAGGCGCTGGGGGTCATCCCGCAGCTGGCCGAGCTCGGCACGCGCGTGTCGGTCGATGACTTCGGGACCGGCTACTCCTCGCTGTCACACCTCCGCCGCTTCCCGATCCACGAGATCAAGATCGACATGTCGTTCGTCGACCGGATGGTCCTCGAGCCGCTCGACGCCGTGATCGTGCGGTCGATCATCGAGATGGGCCACGGCCTCGGCATGGACGTGGTCGCGGAGGGGGTCGAGACGGCCGACACGTGGGCGGTCCTGGCTGAGCTCGGCACCGACATCGCCCAGGGACATCACGTCATGCGCGCCGTCGACCCAGCGACGTTCCTCGCCTGGGCCAGGTTCCGACGGCAACGGGCCACGCCGGCAGCCACCGCCGAGCAACCCCGGGGCTGA
- a CDS encoding cell wall-binding repeat-containing protein: MCVAYTQRRRTGSFPSCRKTGATRCQQRARGRTDGILQPDERQRWQWRWPWWLRCWPRLCRPAPRRRSASSRRAAAAADAFGFEADVDLLGNDVVHIQPEPFLSVTASDAMMPNARDSVLDAGPVGDGPSAGGANVAEITVEADIFAPMARGTAVTTDVDLLQPAVGDAHVVTADAVAAVSTTTCTEQTLEEAAAGTALTGLTIGGEAIPVDVPFNTEIEIPNLARVTIKEVVPDSDGIGWTVRGLHIRTLDPLTGAVDSEIIVSEAHSSVDCGDTPPPWPPIDPEGLSVQKSIVDATPGDDGTVAVEPGDTVTYAIDVTNVDEAACTVNRIVDFLPLPLTADGTGEVLTDVEPTPRGENGLVYEIEPVVLEPGDSLTGTITSVLPDPLASGSYFNDAVAYGTCGIGRSGLSAGFTWDGGETDPCDSPITTGTFSSTSRLGGDDRVDTALRVSGMLSVNEANAVVMARSDMFPDALAASGLAAELCAPLLLNAPGELHPDNLAEIQRLDVDEVYLAGGEAALSASIADDLEAEGINVIRVAGDSRYTTARAIAFEIVRIGGPVARATLVRADIFPDAMSAANLATHARSPILLTDSDDLNDASAAALPAILDGEAGNMVYIGGGEVAIEPSVEAELNRAYQTRRLAGLNRFETSVAFIEEAVALGAIRDITWVASGHDFPDALTGSVGAYRQDAGLMLTNPDDLANSPATKTYLSGFAEEITTAVIVGGPAAVSEQVEGQILDAIRE; this comes from the coding sequence ATGTGCGTTGCGTACACACAGCGAAGGCGCACGGGCTCGTTCCCGTCGTGCCGAAAGACGGGAGCAACGCGATGTCAGCAGCGAGCACGGGGGCGCACGGACGGAATCCTGCAGCCCGACGAACGACAGCGATGGCAGTGGCGGTGGCCGTGGTGGCTGCGCTGCTGGCCACGGTTGTGCCGGCCAGCGCCCAGGAGGCGCTCAGCGTCGTCCCGGCGCGCCGCCGCTGCGGCCGATGCCTTCGGGTTCGAGGCGGACGTGGACCTGCTCGGCAACGACGTCGTCCACATCCAGCCCGAGCCCTTCCTCAGCGTCACCGCCAGCGACGCGATGATGCCCAACGCCCGTGACTCGGTGCTCGACGCCGGCCCGGTCGGCGACGGCCCTTCCGCCGGCGGGGCGAACGTCGCGGAGATCACGGTCGAGGCCGACATCTTCGCACCCATGGCCCGCGGCACCGCCGTCACCACCGATGTCGACCTGCTGCAGCCCGCCGTCGGCGACGCCCACGTCGTGACCGCCGACGCGGTCGCCGCCGTGTCCACCACGACCTGCACCGAGCAGACGCTGGAGGAGGCTGCTGCTGGCACCGCACTCACCGGTCTGACCATCGGTGGCGAGGCCATCCCCGTCGACGTGCCGTTCAACACCGAGATCGAGATCCCCAACCTGGCCCGCGTCACCATCAAGGAGGTCGTGCCGGACAGCGACGGCATCGGCTGGACCGTTCGTGGCCTGCACATCCGCACCCTCGACCCCCTGACCGGCGCCGTCGACAGCGAGATCATCGTGTCGGAGGCCCACAGCAGCGTCGACTGCGGCGACACCCCGCCGCCGTGGCCCCCGATCGACCCCGAGGGCCTCTCGGTGCAGAAGTCGATCGTCGACGCCACCCCCGGCGACGACGGCACCGTCGCCGTCGAGCCCGGTGACACCGTCACCTACGCCATCGACGTCACCAACGTCGACGAGGCGGCCTGCACCGTGAACCGGATCGTGGACTTCCTGCCGCTGCCCCTCACCGCGGACGGCACCGGCGAGGTCCTCACCGACGTCGAGCCCACCCCCCGCGGCGAGAACGGCCTGGTCTACGAGATCGAGCCCGTCGTCCTCGAACCGGGCGACAGCCTGACCGGCACGATCACGTCCGTGCTACCCGACCCGCTGGCCAGCGGTTCGTACTTCAACGACGCCGTCGCCTACGGCACCTGCGGCATCGGCCGCTCTGGCCTGTCCGCCGGCTTCACCTGGGACGGCGGCGAGACCGACCCGTGCGACTCGCCGATCACCACCGGCACGTTCTCCAGTACCTCCCGGCTGGGCGGCGACGATCGCGTCGACACCGCCCTGCGGGTCTCCGGCATGCTGTCGGTCAACGAGGCCAACGCGGTCGTCATGGCACGCTCGGACATGTTCCCCGACGCCCTCGCCGCGTCCGGCCTGGCGGCCGAGCTGTGCGCGCCGCTGCTGCTCAACGCCCCGGGTGAGCTCCACCCCGACAACCTGGCGGAGATCCAGCGGCTCGACGTCGACGAGGTCTACCTGGCCGGCGGCGAGGCCGCGCTGAGCGCCTCCATCGCCGATGACCTCGAGGCCGAGGGCATCAACGTCATCCGTGTCGCCGGCGACAGCCGCTACACCACCGCTCGGGCCATCGCCTTCGAGATCGTCCGCATCGGCGGACCCGTGGCCCGCGCCACGCTGGTCCGCGCCGACATCTTCCCCGACGCCATGTCGGCGGCCAACCTGGCCACCCACGCCCGGTCACCGATCCTCCTGACCGACTCCGACGACCTCAACGACGCCTCCGCGGCGGCGCTGCCGGCCATCCTCGACGGCGAAGCCGGCAACATGGTCTACATCGGCGGTGGTGAGGTCGCGATCGAGCCGTCGGTCGAGGCCGAGCTGAACCGCGCCTACCAGACGCGCCGCCTTGCCGGCCTCAACCGGTTCGAGACCTCGGTGGCCTTCATCGAGGAGGCCGTCGCACTCGGCGCCATCCGCGACATCACCTGGGTCGCCAGCGGTCACGACTTCCCCGACGCCCTGACCGGGTCCGTCGGCGCCTACCGGCAGGACGCCGGGCTGATGCTGACCAACCCCGATGACCTGGCCAACTCACCGGCCACGAAGACCTACCTGTCCGGCTTCGCCGAGGAGATCACCACCGCGGTGATCGTCGGCGGACCCGCGGCGGTCTCCGAGCAGGTCGAGGGACAGATCCTGGACGCCATCCGGGAGTGA
- the dnaJ gene encoding J domain-containing protein — MPTVRDLYDVLGVSKDATDADIKKAYRRKARELHPDQGGEEEAFKELSAAYEVLKNPQARANYDRFGDPRGPGGGMGGGDPFAGFGDLSDLLNAFFGPRAGGPSARQDASGSGRNAIVDVSVTLQEAATGVDKEVEVTLNRTCTTCSGTGAADGSRPVTCSTCRGQGAVQRVRNGIFGQMLTQTTCPDCQGTGKTVADPCRDCRGDGRQQTTETLTIPVPVGIDDGRRVRLTGRGEAGRNGGPAGDLYVRVNVEPHDVFTRDGDDLHCELRISMIQAALGTKLDLETLDGHEEVAVPGGTQFGDVITLKRKGMPRLGMDGHQRGDLFVHCRVETPRNLDHDDRELLKAMAQRRGEHVDEQSGGRGFFGRLRDAFGG; from the coding sequence ATGCCGACCGTGCGTGATCTCTACGACGTGCTCGGGGTGTCCAAGGACGCCACCGACGCAGACATCAAGAAGGCCTACCGCCGCAAGGCGCGAGAGCTGCACCCCGACCAGGGTGGTGAGGAAGAGGCGTTCAAGGAGCTCTCCGCCGCCTACGAGGTGCTGAAGAACCCCCAGGCCCGCGCCAACTACGACCGGTTCGGTGACCCACGGGGCCCCGGCGGAGGCATGGGCGGCGGCGACCCGTTCGCCGGCTTCGGTGACCTCTCGGACCTGCTCAACGCCTTCTTCGGTCCCCGGGCAGGGGGGCCGAGCGCTCGCCAGGACGCCTCCGGCAGCGGCCGCAACGCCATCGTCGACGTGAGCGTGACCCTCCAGGAAGCCGCCACCGGCGTGGACAAGGAGGTCGAGGTCACCCTCAACCGCACCTGCACGACGTGCAGCGGGACCGGCGCCGCAGACGGGTCCCGCCCGGTGACGTGCAGCACCTGTCGTGGACAGGGTGCCGTCCAGCGGGTCCGCAACGGGATCTTCGGGCAGATGTTGACCCAGACGACGTGCCCCGACTGCCAGGGCACCGGCAAGACCGTCGCCGACCCCTGCCGGGACTGCCGCGGGGACGGGCGCCAGCAGACCACGGAGACGTTGACCATCCCCGTGCCCGTCGGCATCGACGACGGTCGCCGTGTCCGCCTGACCGGCAGGGGAGAGGCTGGTCGCAACGGCGGCCCGGCCGGTGACCTCTACGTGCGCGTGAACGTCGAACCCCACGACGTCTTCACGCGTGACGGCGACGACCTGCACTGCGAGCTGCGGATCTCCATGATCCAGGCGGCGCTCGGGACCAAGCTGGACCTCGAGACCCTCGATGGGCACGAGGAGGTGGCGGTCCCGGGCGGCACCCAGTTCGGCGACGTCATCACCCTGAAGCGCAAGGGCATGCCCCGTCTCGGCATGGACGGCCACCAGCGCGGAGACCTGTTCGTGCACTGCCGCGTCGAGACGCCCCGCAACCTCGACCACGACGACCGCGAGCTGCTGAAGGCCATGGCCCAGCGGCGCGGCGAACACGTCGACGAGC